The Miscanthus floridulus cultivar M001 chromosome 17, ASM1932011v1, whole genome shotgun sequence genome has a window encoding:
- the LOC136518592 gene encoding NADH dehydrogenase [ubiquinone] iron-sulfur protein 7, mitochondrial-like: MALLPRTARLALLSASPRAYSSSVAAAAAASPRPVPYGGAPLPPAPASKAAEFVVSKVDDLMNWARLGSIWPMTFGLACCAVEMMHAGASRYDFDRMIVAGTLTNKMAAALRKVYDQMPEPPWVISMGSCAWFPISAEIS, from the exons ATGGCGCTCCTCCCTCGCACGGCGCGGCTGGCGCTCCTATCCGCCTCCCCGCGTGCCTACTCCTCCTCtgtcgcggccgcggccgcggcgagcCCGCGCCCCGTGCCGTATGGCGGGGCGCCTTTGCCTCCCGCGCCGGCGTCGAAGGCGGCGGAATTCGTGGTGTCCAAGGTGGACGACCTCATGAACTGGGCGCGGCTGGGCTCCATCTGGCCCATGACGTTCGGGCTCGCCTGCTGCGCCGTGGAGATGATGCACGCCGGCGCCTCCCGCTACGACTTCGACCGCATGATCGTCGCCGGCACGCTCACCAACAAGATGGCGGCCGCGCTTCGCAA GGTCTACGACCAGATGCCGGAGCCTCCCTGGGTGATCTCGATGGGCAGCTGCGCTTGGTTTCCAATATCGgccgaaatctcctga